One Desulfovibrio aminophilus DSM 12254 DNA segment encodes these proteins:
- a CDS encoding DUF2793 domain-containing protein yields MPASVEPRSGLNYGWGLGESGWNVAMDANLLTLGRFGFHLSVRDRDLAAPPAGPAAGDSYIVAASASGDWAGLEGRVVVWTGSAWASAMPRAGWLAYIEDEEKLAVFKPSGWSAGVGM; encoded by the coding sequence ATGCCTGCTTCCGTCGAGCCGCGCAGCGGCCTGAACTACGGCTGGGGCCTGGGCGAGTCCGGCTGGAACGTGGCCATGGACGCCAACCTGCTCACCCTGGGCCGCTTCGGCTTCCACCTCTCGGTCAGGGACCGTGACCTGGCCGCCCCGCCCGCCGGCCCGGCGGCCGGGGATTCCTACATCGTGGCCGCGTCCGCCTCGGGCGACTGGGCCGGGCTGGAGGGCCGGGTGGTGGTCTGGACCGGCTCGGCCTGGGCCTCGGCCATGCCCCGCGCGGGCTGGCTGGCCTACATCGAGGACGAGGAGAAGCTCGCGGTCTTCAAGCCTTCCGGCTGGTCCGCCGGGGTGGGGATGTGA
- a CDS encoding phage BR0599 family protein, with the protein MSAVELYEFTFYSTVWRYTSADAPQEHGGEVYAVLPGLSRGDTEQSGDASRTEHKVTAPIGVGPAALFATGTPDGVVRLKILRLEDGGANVVWQGRILGCEFAGITATLTCEPVFTTIKAPGLRRMFTPSCPHDFCDRHCLPPDSNGHYSEPNTAVAAGSGHVFEPGQYFHSGAASAEYPPENIWDENTGSYGEVSAPAEELDWVRYKSGEWTEDAGGCVHTFTREQSLGGEAGVLRYQSVEEEWWECPDLQRRRIVIQGFETPDGVAHYTGSETLFNNTPPSGRLPAPAWEDPAGLPDPDAEGFGPVQYAPEGGVYRACIRLAAPAELDLAAVFPLRAGVSGETIRLFVQHSDDGAAWTRAMLAAAPGGELLDGGLAAELPAWGGSWLGLHIRPGQGAHDRWALASAEPFGLAGLRFFSPGPYQDHHCSPLAGTLSVAGAETAGHPASNVLDADPSTFCEITGEACRLVLDLGPARNVAAALFVAPAGAAPCRMQLDWSDDGALWRVTNVALDTNLADAKTFLPCADFGAHRWWSVLGVGGAVRLAGWRLFFRGRGLGPDEPRPFTSWPDGSLWELDGSVLAVEGATLRVSGLSSKPDGFFSKGLLLSTSAGAREIVSHAGEAVVLRRALPGLRAGDPVTLRAGCDKTKETCDARGNIANFGGWPFIPWKNPMTGDPVC; encoded by the coding sequence ATGAGCGCCGTGGAGCTGTATGAATTCACCTTCTATTCCACGGTCTGGCGCTACACCTCGGCGGATGCGCCCCAGGAGCACGGCGGGGAGGTCTACGCGGTCCTGCCCGGCCTGTCCCGGGGCGACACGGAGCAGTCCGGCGACGCCTCGCGCACCGAGCACAAGGTCACCGCGCCCATCGGCGTCGGCCCGGCCGCGCTCTTCGCCACGGGCACGCCCGACGGGGTCGTGCGCCTCAAGATCCTGCGCCTGGAGGACGGCGGCGCGAACGTGGTCTGGCAAGGCCGGATCCTCGGCTGCGAGTTCGCGGGCATCACCGCCACGCTCACCTGCGAGCCGGTGTTCACGACCATCAAGGCCCCGGGCCTGCGCCGCATGTTCACGCCCTCCTGCCCGCACGACTTCTGCGACCGCCACTGCCTGCCCCCGGACAGCAACGGCCACTATTCCGAGCCGAACACCGCCGTGGCCGCCGGGTCCGGCCACGTCTTCGAGCCCGGCCAGTACTTCCACAGCGGCGCGGCGAGCGCCGAATATCCGCCGGAGAACATCTGGGACGAGAACACCGGCAGCTACGGCGAGGTGAGCGCGCCCGCCGAGGAGCTGGACTGGGTCCGGTACAAGAGCGGGGAGTGGACCGAGGACGCGGGCGGCTGCGTCCACACCTTCACCCGCGAGCAGTCCCTGGGCGGCGAGGCGGGCGTCCTCCGCTATCAGTCCGTGGAGGAGGAGTGGTGGGAGTGCCCGGACCTCCAGCGCCGCCGGATCGTCATCCAGGGCTTTGAGACCCCCGACGGCGTGGCCCACTACACCGGCTCGGAGACGCTCTTCAACAACACCCCGCCCTCGGGGCGGCTTCCGGCCCCGGCCTGGGAGGACCCGGCCGGGCTGCCCGACCCGGACGCGGAGGGCTTCGGCCCGGTCCAGTACGCCCCCGAGGGCGGGGTCTACCGGGCCTGCATCCGCCTCGCGGCCCCGGCGGAGCTGGACCTCGCGGCCGTCTTTCCCCTGCGGGCGGGCGTCAGCGGCGAGACGATCCGGCTCTTTGTCCAGCATTCCGACGACGGCGCGGCCTGGACCCGGGCCATGCTGGCCGCCGCGCCGGGCGGGGAGCTCCTGGACGGCGGCCTGGCCGCCGAACTGCCCGCCTGGGGCGGCTCCTGGCTCGGCCTGCACATCCGGCCGGGCCAGGGCGCGCACGACCGCTGGGCCTTGGCCTCGGCCGAGCCCTTCGGCCTGGCCGGGCTCCGCTTCTTCTCCCCCGGCCCGTATCAGGACCACCACTGCTCCCCTCTGGCCGGGACCCTCTCCGTGGCCGGGGCGGAGACCGCCGGGCATCCGGCCTCGAACGTGCTCGACGCGGACCCGTCCACCTTCTGCGAGATCACCGGCGAGGCCTGCCGCCTCGTGCTCGACCTGGGCCCGGCCCGCAACGTGGCCGCCGCCCTGTTCGTCGCGCCCGCCGGCGCGGCCCCCTGCCGGATGCAGCTCGACTGGTCCGACGACGGCGCGCTCTGGCGCGTCACGAACGTGGCCCTGGACACGAACCTCGCCGACGCGAAGACCTTTCTCCCCTGCGCCGATTTCGGCGCCCACCGCTGGTGGTCCGTGCTCGGGGTCGGCGGCGCGGTCCGGCTCGCGGGCTGGCGGCTCTTCTTCCGGGGCCGGGGCCTGGGCCCGGACGAGCCGCGCCCCTTCACCTCCTGGCCGGACGGCAGCCTCTGGGAACTCGACGGGAGCGTGCTCGCCGTGGAGGGCGCGACCCTGCGCGTGAGCGGGCTCTCGTCCAAGCCCGACGGCTTCTTCTCCAAGGGCCTGCTGCTCTCCACCTCGGCCGGGGCCCGGGAGATCGTCTCCCACGCCGGGGAGGCCGTCGTGCTGCGCCGGGCCCTGCCCGGGCTCCGCGCGGGCGATCCCGTCACGCTGCGCGCGGGCTGCGACAAGACCAAGGAGACCTGCGACGCGCGCGGGAACATCGCCAACTTCGGGGGCTGGCCGTTCATCCCCTGGAAAAACCCCATGACCGGCGATCCGGTCTGCTAG
- a CDS encoding phage tail protein — translation MSGGGKGGKSVVVGYQYFWGLHVVLAHEINAVLGLRFGEKYGWEGVKTGRWTADGPDPSIGDSSIVLDAPTLFSNSEGGVSGVVNILNGGPYQPRHPYLLAKVSPLMSAARGVASLVFRQTYWGNNPYMRPLGVRAVRTRPDSLFAPADVRWDEIGESAVPYEGMAETAADFDMNPAHMIYECLTNADWGRGLDPGGLDLPSFAAAAATLFAERLGLSLLWDAQSSVEDFIQSVLEHIDATLYEIPSSGRIGLKLLRGDYDPAGLALLGPDEIIRVEQYYRPGWGEITNEVKVLWRDDLNRERTVYARDQAAVNMQGSVVSETLDFPGVRHAELAQRVADRELAQRTGSLCQATLVATRAARNLKPGDVFAWRWPEYCIERMVLRVLAVSHGALTDGTVRLTCAQDVFAEPVISTVAPPLPVPWTSPVGAPAPASAARLLEAPYWHVIKHLTGEYQFLLNEFGPDSAALLVLAPAPQADSAGYQAVFDAGQGYDPDEGLGGAWTPGGVLALAVGPAETEIQLADLTDFEAAKPGQLLFLENEILLVRSVNNGALGVARGVLDTLPAPHPAGARALLDASPLLPREEYASGETVKARVLTRTPGATLAPAEAPELSVTLAGRFARPYPPGRLRVNGQAWPAAIPGTVGLSLAWAHRNRVQQTAYVVTQEEDGVTPEQGTTSTLRIYGETDTLLRTVQGLDAEGWDYAPAEERADSGLALPDPETRTYDQVVAAAGPTAYWRMGEAAGPTLADSTGHGHDAACSNNPVFGEAGAVPGNTAVRFDGTSSRAQAAHHASLNPGTGEYAIECWLKFTGTAYGMVFGKFYDPSPYQGPTIFSNYSSAGRIQMRDQSGGGYELTSAATGLNDGAYRHYVFQRRQVSPNVWKLEMFINGVLNTSLTLPSVLDHAPANPICIMGRPALQWVAGTLDELAYYVGRALTPEEAAAHYAAREPSASSYRLNGRLRFELESVRDGLASLQRHDRVIPRAGYGFQYGNFYGGI, via the coding sequence ATGAGCGGCGGCGGCAAGGGCGGCAAGAGCGTCGTCGTCGGCTACCAGTACTTCTGGGGCCTGCACGTGGTCCTGGCCCACGAGATCAACGCGGTCCTGGGCCTGCGCTTCGGCGAGAAGTACGGCTGGGAGGGCGTGAAGACCGGGCGCTGGACCGCCGACGGCCCCGACCCGTCCATCGGCGACAGCTCCATCGTGCTCGACGCGCCCACGCTCTTCAGCAACAGCGAGGGCGGGGTCTCCGGGGTGGTGAACATCCTCAACGGCGGCCCCTACCAGCCCCGGCATCCGTACCTCCTGGCCAAGGTCTCCCCCCTGATGAGCGCGGCCCGGGGCGTGGCCTCGCTCGTCTTCCGCCAGACCTACTGGGGCAACAACCCGTACATGCGGCCCCTGGGCGTGCGCGCCGTGCGCACCCGGCCCGACTCCCTCTTCGCCCCGGCCGACGTCCGCTGGGACGAGATCGGCGAGTCCGCCGTGCCCTACGAGGGCATGGCCGAGACCGCCGCCGACTTCGACATGAACCCCGCGCACATGATCTACGAGTGCCTGACCAACGCGGACTGGGGCCGGGGCCTGGACCCCGGCGGCCTGGACCTGCCGAGCTTCGCGGCCGCCGCCGCGACCCTCTTCGCCGAACGCCTCGGGCTCTCCCTGCTCTGGGACGCCCAGTCGAGCGTCGAGGACTTCATCCAGTCCGTGCTCGAACACATCGACGCCACGCTCTACGAGATCCCGTCCAGCGGCCGCATCGGCCTGAAGCTCCTGCGCGGGGACTACGACCCGGCCGGGCTCGCGCTCCTGGGCCCGGACGAGATCATCCGGGTGGAGCAGTACTACCGGCCGGGCTGGGGCGAGATCACCAACGAGGTCAAGGTGCTCTGGCGCGACGACCTGAACCGGGAGCGCACGGTCTACGCCCGCGACCAGGCCGCCGTGAACATGCAGGGCTCCGTGGTCTCCGAGACCCTGGACTTCCCGGGCGTCCGGCACGCGGAGCTGGCCCAGCGCGTGGCGGACCGGGAGCTGGCCCAGCGCACCGGCTCGCTCTGCCAGGCCACCCTGGTGGCCACCCGCGCGGCCCGGAACCTCAAGCCGGGCGACGTGTTCGCCTGGCGCTGGCCGGAATACTGCATCGAACGCATGGTCCTGCGCGTGTTGGCGGTGAGCCACGGCGCGCTCACCGACGGCACGGTCAGGCTCACCTGCGCCCAGGACGTGTTCGCCGAGCCCGTGATCTCCACCGTGGCCCCGCCCCTGCCCGTGCCCTGGACCAGCCCGGTCGGAGCGCCCGCGCCCGCCTCGGCGGCCCGCCTGCTGGAGGCCCCGTACTGGCACGTCATCAAGCACCTCACCGGCGAATACCAGTTCCTGCTCAACGAATTCGGCCCGGACTCGGCCGCGCTCCTGGTCCTGGCCCCGGCGCCGCAGGCCGATTCCGCCGGGTACCAGGCCGTGTTCGACGCGGGCCAGGGGTACGACCCCGACGAGGGCCTCGGCGGGGCCTGGACCCCGGGCGGCGTCCTGGCCCTGGCCGTGGGCCCGGCGGAGACCGAAATCCAGCTGGCGGACCTGACGGACTTCGAGGCCGCCAAACCCGGGCAGCTCCTCTTCCTGGAGAACGAAATCCTCCTGGTCCGGTCCGTGAACAACGGCGCGCTCGGCGTGGCCCGGGGCGTGCTGGACACCCTGCCCGCGCCGCACCCGGCCGGGGCCCGGGCCCTGCTGGACGCCTCGCCGCTCCTGCCCCGGGAGGAGTACGCCTCGGGCGAGACCGTGAAGGCCCGGGTGCTGACCCGGACCCCGGGCGCGACCCTGGCCCCGGCCGAGGCCCCGGAGCTCTCCGTGACCCTGGCGGGCCGCTTCGCCCGGCCCTATCCGCCGGGACGGCTGCGCGTGAACGGCCAGGCCTGGCCCGCGGCCATCCCCGGAACCGTCGGGCTGTCCCTGGCCTGGGCCCACCGCAACCGCGTGCAGCAGACCGCCTACGTGGTGACCCAGGAGGAGGACGGCGTCACCCCGGAGCAGGGGACCACCTCCACCCTGCGCATCTACGGCGAGACGGACACGCTCCTGCGCACCGTGCAGGGGCTCGATGCCGAGGGCTGGGACTACGCCCCGGCCGAGGAGCGGGCCGACAGCGGGCTGGCCCTGCCGGACCCGGAGACCCGGACCTACGACCAGGTCGTGGCGGCCGCCGGTCCCACGGCCTACTGGCGCATGGGCGAGGCGGCCGGTCCGACCCTCGCGGACTCCACCGGCCACGGCCACGACGCCGCCTGTTCCAACAACCCGGTCTTCGGCGAGGCCGGAGCCGTGCCCGGAAACACGGCCGTGCGCTTCGACGGCACGAGCTCCCGCGCCCAGGCCGCGCACCATGCCTCGCTCAACCCCGGAACCGGGGAATACGCCATCGAGTGCTGGCTGAAGTTCACCGGCACGGCCTACGGCATGGTCTTCGGCAAGTTCTACGACCCCTCGCCCTACCAGGGCCCCACGATCTTCTCCAACTACAGCTCGGCCGGGCGCATCCAGATGCGGGACCAGTCGGGCGGCGGATACGAGCTCACCTCCGCCGCCACCGGCCTCAACGACGGGGCCTACCGGCACTACGTGTTCCAGCGCCGCCAGGTGAGCCCCAACGTCTGGAAGCTGGAGATGTTCATCAACGGCGTGCTGAACACGAGCCTGACCCTGCCCTCGGTCCTGGACCACGCGCCCGCGAATCCGATCTGCATCATGGGCCGTCCGGCGCTCCAGTGGGTCGCGGGCACCCTCGACGAGCTGGCCTACTACGTGGGCCGGGCGCTCACCCCGGAGGAGGCGGCCGCCCATTACGCCGCCCGCGAGCCCTCGGCGAGTTCCTACCGCCTCAACGGGCGGCTGCGCTTCGAGCTGGAGTCCGTGCGCGACGGGCTCGCGAGCCTCCAGCGCCATGACCGCGTGATCCCGCGCGCGGGCTACGGCTTCCAGTACGGGAACTTCTACGGAGGGATCTGA
- a CDS encoding tape measure protein, giving the protein MAAETRIIVTAKDEASKVFGQVNLSSQRLMRGFQDVDRAFLDLEKSSLRSGRSMLNSLAQVRASGLGQANTMRELAARSGDAARQLGLTGTVYADLQKKFADNRAVQALRNIQRAAGLTRAEVRALATQMNVSREAMKRFSADGGRGGFSAFPPLGGAGLAGAFGVAAAVSAVKAAVKGAAGAGLRKENIEVAFAAIEGGAEQARARLAFLRQESDRLGLSFYDTAETAKRFFASARGTEVEEQAGEIFTAFSEMGTALKLSRQDMNGVFLALGQMLSKGKVSAEELRTQLAERLPGTFQLMAKAVGVTTRELDAMLQRGEVGLDAVLKTARLIHQQFSGPAASAARGLQAELNRVDTAWQDFKAEAVKTDFLADSTRNWVTALKEARDVLREINAFSARHSEDGWWRNLRGGDLLGAGFAAVIQAARATPEAPDRSSIRLPVVAASGKLTGADAGDGGQAMREFDRTLRVRQDALARASEYTKTLADNLRADVEKDYQAVLGTLTRARESGSVSAREFARLKGDLDQVRSGKLAAIDEKAGKNARQYAETMADIAARTRELTASESELESVKIENKYAELARKVGAANPALRELIRLEKEAAHTKFMEAGHWLKPEETSAYDPDGVFAARKRRRELDRALDRKTGEENLELQTEFSEKFRAVVLGETAAKLEQIDRQAEAYRRAGADSVAVETWAAQERLDVSHKAADGMTRFLREYADSAANTARQVEAALGTAFETADAALTEFVFDGEIGMNTLQSAAKSLFSQLTQMNLLGPLASMLSGKSASQAGGVFSFVADLFSAKGDVVQAPELSALSGSLLGGPTVFGFQRHVTAFANGGVGLAGEAGLEGIFPIARTSSGKLGIKAMDGGRDPGLSQALNRLTQAVERGGNTRIVNSLDPDIVADYLSSSSGEKLILNVIRRNPQVLRR; this is encoded by the coding sequence CTACGCCGACCTGCAAAAGAAATTCGCCGACAACCGGGCGGTCCAGGCCCTGCGCAACATCCAGCGCGCGGCCGGGCTGACCCGCGCCGAAGTCCGGGCCCTGGCCACGCAGATGAACGTGAGCCGGGAGGCCATGAAGCGCTTCAGCGCGGACGGCGGCCGGGGCGGCTTCTCCGCGTTCCCGCCTCTCGGCGGGGCCGGGCTGGCCGGGGCGTTCGGCGTCGCCGCCGCTGTCTCGGCCGTGAAGGCGGCCGTGAAGGGAGCGGCCGGGGCCGGCCTGCGCAAGGAGAACATCGAGGTGGCCTTCGCGGCCATCGAGGGCGGCGCGGAGCAGGCCCGGGCCAGGCTCGCCTTCCTGCGCCAGGAGTCCGACCGCCTGGGCCTCTCGTTCTACGACACCGCCGAGACGGCCAAGAGGTTCTTCGCCTCGGCCCGGGGAACCGAGGTCGAGGAGCAGGCGGGCGAGATCTTCACGGCCTTCTCGGAGATGGGCACGGCCCTCAAGCTCTCCCGCCAGGACATGAACGGCGTGTTCCTGGCCCTGGGCCAGATGCTCTCCAAGGGCAAGGTCAGCGCCGAGGAGCTCAGAACCCAGCTGGCCGAGCGCCTGCCCGGAACCTTCCAGCTCATGGCCAAGGCCGTCGGCGTGACCACGCGCGAGCTGGACGCCATGCTCCAGCGCGGCGAGGTGGGCCTGGACGCGGTGCTCAAGACCGCCCGGCTCATCCACCAGCAGTTTTCCGGCCCGGCCGCCTCGGCCGCGCGCGGGCTCCAGGCCGAGCTGAACCGGGTGGACACGGCCTGGCAGGATTTCAAGGCCGAGGCCGTGAAGACGGACTTCCTCGCGGACTCCACGCGCAACTGGGTCACGGCCCTCAAGGAGGCCCGGGACGTGCTGCGCGAGATCAACGCCTTCTCCGCCCGGCACTCCGAGGACGGCTGGTGGCGCAACCTGCGCGGCGGCGACCTGCTCGGGGCCGGGTTCGCGGCCGTGATCCAGGCCGCGCGCGCGACGCCCGAGGCCCCGGACCGCTCCTCCATCCGGCTCCCCGTGGTGGCCGCTTCCGGCAAGCTCACCGGCGCGGACGCGGGCGACGGCGGGCAGGCCATGCGGGAGTTCGACCGGACCCTGCGGGTGCGCCAGGACGCCCTGGCCCGGGCCTCGGAGTACACCAAGACCCTGGCCGACAACCTGCGCGCCGATGTGGAGAAGGACTACCAGGCGGTGCTGGGCACGCTCACCAGGGCCCGCGAGTCCGGGAGCGTGTCGGCCCGTGAGTTCGCCCGGCTCAAGGGCGACCTGGACCAGGTCCGCTCCGGCAAGCTCGCGGCCATCGACGAAAAGGCCGGCAAGAACGCCCGCCAGTACGCCGAGACCATGGCCGACATCGCGGCCCGCACCCGGGAGCTGACCGCCTCGGAGTCCGAGCTGGAGTCCGTGAAGATCGAGAACAAGTACGCCGAGCTGGCCCGGAAGGTCGGGGCGGCCAATCCGGCCCTGCGCGAGCTCATCCGCCTGGAGAAGGAGGCCGCGCACACGAAGTTCATGGAGGCCGGGCACTGGCTCAAGCCCGAGGAGACCTCGGCCTACGACCCGGACGGCGTGTTCGCGGCCCGCAAGCGCCGCCGCGAGCTGGACCGCGCCCTGGACCGCAAGACCGGCGAGGAGAACCTGGAGCTTCAGACCGAGTTCAGTGAGAAGTTCCGCGCCGTGGTCCTGGGCGAGACCGCCGCCAAGCTGGAGCAGATCGACAGGCAGGCCGAGGCCTACCGGCGCGCCGGGGCCGACTCCGTGGCCGTGGAGACCTGGGCCGCCCAGGAGCGGCTGGACGTCTCCCACAAGGCCGCCGACGGCATGACCCGCTTCCTGCGCGAGTACGCCGATTCGGCCGCGAACACGGCCAGGCAGGTGGAGGCCGCCCTGGGCACGGCCTTCGAGACCGCCGACGCCGCGCTCACGGAGTTCGTCTTCGACGGCGAGATCGGCATGAACACGCTCCAGTCGGCGGCCAAGAGCCTGTTCTCCCAGCTGACCCAGATGAACCTCCTGGGCCCGCTGGCCTCGATGCTCTCGGGCAAGTCCGCCTCCCAGGCCGGGGGCGTGTTCTCCTTCGTGGCCGACCTCTTCTCGGCCAAGGGCGACGTGGTCCAGGCCCCGGAGCTCTCGGCCCTGTCCGGGAGCCTGCTCGGCGGGCCCACGGTCTTCGGCTTCCAGCGCCACGTCACGGCCTTCGCCAACGGCGGCGTGGGCCTGGCCGGGGAGGCCGGGCTGGAGGGCATCTTCCCCATCGCCCGAACCAGCAGCGGCAAGCTCGGCATCAAGGCCATGGACGGCGGCCGGGACCCGGGCCTGTCCCAGGCCCTGAACCGGCTCACCCAGGCCGTGGAGCGCGGGGGGAACACCCGCATCGTCAACTCCCTGGACCCCGACATCGTGGCGGACTACCTCTCCTCGTCCTCCGGGGAGAAGCTCATCCTGAACGTCATCCGCCGGAACCCCCAGGTGCTGAGGAGGTAG